In one Oryza glaberrima chromosome 2, OglaRS2, whole genome shotgun sequence genomic region, the following are encoded:
- the LOC127763623 gene encoding uncharacterized protein LOC127763623, whose protein sequence is MDTDLGGGGGASGMDEAEAAFFARRGRRCCCFPWPSSASSHQRVGGAEEESWWQRAVDAVLKVREWSELVAGPRWKTFIRRFGRGGGGGGGPRPHNYGRKLNYDALSYALNFDEGHGASPEGDYTGYRDFSARFAAPPASAKSSMDLGGRDAPPLFNPPPPHDGAGRA, encoded by the coding sequence ATGGACaccgacctcggcggcggcggcggcgcgtcggggaTGGACGAAGCGGAGGCGGCCTTCttcgcgcggcgcgggcggcggtgctGCTGCTTCCCCTGgccctcgtcggcgtcgtcccACCAGCGGGTcggcggggcggaggaggagagctggTGGCAGCGCGCCGTGGACGCGGTGCTCAAGGTGCGGGAGTGGTCGGAGCTGGTGGCCGGGCCGCGGTGGAAGACCTTCATCCGGCGgttcggccgcggcggcggcggcggcggcgggccgcggCCGCACAACTACGGCCGGAAGCTCAACTACGACGCGCTCAGCTACGCGCTCAACTTCGACGAGGGCCACGGCGCCAGCCCCGAGGGCGACTACACCGGCTACCGCGACTTCTCCGCCCGCTTCGCcgccccgccggcctccgccaAGTCGTCCATGGACCTCGGCGGCCGCGACGCCCCGCCGCTCTtcaacccgccgccgccccacgacggcgccggccgggcTTGA
- the LOC127761286 gene encoding RING-H2 finger protein ATL46-like, which yields MVAAVAASLRSLAPLSAYRSPSHGIHAVVRDSSAYTTRPPPPPPTADGGGNGGRISPAVLFIIVILAVIFFISGLLHLLVRLLMKKQHRRGGAENAAPSPHSRHVGRDAAMDRQLQQLFHLHDSGLDQAFIDALPVFAYRDIVGGDKEPFDCAVCLCEFDGEDRLRLLPVCGHAFHLHCIDTWLLSNSTCPLCRGTLYVPGLTIESLMFDFDERLEEGRLSEECEDGFQSSRQKKPMDEEQTVTEKRVFPVRLGKFKNVGNTGVGGVDNGNAAGIVSREPGESSSSSLDTRRCFSMGTYQYVLGASELRVALQPGRNKNGVGSRLKGRATGISSVNAEIMESKRICAKSKGESFSMSKIWQWSNVKGKLPAGSDNCSETASFPWMKRDATGDKSNM from the coding sequence ATGGTTGCCGCAGTAGCAGCTTCGTTGAGATCTCTCGCACCTCTATCCGCCTATCGCTCTCCTTCCCATGGTATCCATGCCGTCGTCAGGGACTCGTCGGCGTACACCACccgacccccgccgccgccgccgacggcagaTGGCGGTGGTAATGGAGGGAGGATTAGCCCCGCGGTGTTGTTCATCATAGTGATTCTTGCggtcatcttcttcatctccggcctTCTCCACCTCCTGGTGAGGCTGCTGATGAAGAAGCAGCACCGCCGTGGTGGAGCCGAGAATGCCGCCCCGTCGCCGCACAGCCGGCATGTCGGGCGGGACGCCGCGATGGACCGGCAGCTCCAGCAGCTGTTCCACTTGCACGATTCTGGGCTCGACCAGGCGTTCATCGACGCGCTGCCGGTGTTTGCCTACCGTGACATTGTTGGTGGTGACAAGGAGCCGTTTGATTGTGCAGTGTGCTTGTGTGAGTTCGACGGTGAGGACAGGCTCAGGTTGTTGCCGGTGTGTGGCCATGCCTTCCATCTGCATTGTATAGATACATGGCTGCTGTCCAATTCGACATGCCCGCTTTGCCGTGGTACGCTCTATGTCCCCGGATTGACCATAGAGAGCCTGATGTTTGATTTTGATGAGAGGTTGGAGGAGGGCCGGCTGTCGGAAGAATGCGAGGATGGATTCCAATCTTCCAGGCAGAAGAAGCCCATGGATGAGGAACAGACAGTAACTGAGAAGAGAGTTTTTCCTGTAAGGCTTGGGAAGTTCAAGAATGTCGGGAACACTGGTGTGGGTGGTGTTGACAATGGCAATGCAGCTGGTATAGTGAGTAGGGAACCAGGGGAGAGTAGCAGTAGCAGCTTGGATACGAGGAGGTGCTTCTCCATGGGCACTTACCAATATGTTCTTGGGGCTTCTGAACTTCGAGTGGCTCTCCAGCCAGGTCGTAACAAAAATGGCGTGGGCAGCAGGTTGAAGGGAAGAGCTACTGGCATAAGCTCTGTCAATGCTGAAATTATGGAGAGCAAGAGGATTTGTGCAAAGAGTAAAGGCGAGAGCTTCTCCATGTCGAAGATTTGGCAGTGGTCTAATGTGAAGGGCAAGCTGCCAGCTGGTTCAGACAATTGCTCAGAAACGGCGAGTTTTCCGTGGATGAAGAGAGATGCTACTGGAGATAAGTCAAATATGTGA